Proteins found in one Bicyclus anynana chromosome 26, ilBicAnyn1.1, whole genome shotgun sequence genomic segment:
- the LOC112051115 gene encoding ferritin light chain isoform X1: MMKTVFALACLLAASAAADVCFNDVSNECGRNTNSLALPSCNAVYGNFGRQGNVANELQAYANLHLRRSYEFLLSSAYYHNYQVNRPGFSKLFRKLADDSWAKTIELIKHVTKRGGTMDFHSRSPQEATEEKNNTIELQELESLARSLDIQKELAERAFFIHQEATRNNHKTHDPEIAQYLEEEFIEDHAKTIRDLAGHTSDLKQFITSNGGNDLSVSLFLFDEYLQKIA; the protein is encoded by the exons ATG ATGAAGACTGTGTTCGCACTAGCTTGCCTCCTGGCCGCGTCCGCTGCCGCTGACGTTTGTTTCAACGATGTCTCCAATGAGTGCGGCAGGAACACCAACAGTTTAG CTCTACCAAGCTGTAACGCAGTATACGGCAACTTCGGGCGCCAGGGCAACGTAGCGAACGAGCTGCAGGCCTACGCCAACCTGCATCTCCGCCGCTCCTACGAGTTCCTGCTCTCGTCCGCCtactaccacaactaccaggtcAACCGGCCCGGCTTCAGCAAGCTGTTCCGCAAGCTGGCCGACGACTCCTGGGCCAAGACCATCGAGCTCATCAAGCATGTCACTAAGAGAG GCGGCACCATGGACTTCCACAGCCGCAGCCCGCAGGAGGCGACAGAAGAGAAGAACAACACCATCGAGCTGCAGGAGCTGGAGTCGCTGGCGCGCTCGCTCGACATACAGAAGGAGCTGGCCGAGCGCGCCTTCTTCATTCACCAGGAGGCCACGCGCAACAACCACAAGACTCACGACCCTGAG ATTGCACAGTACTTGGAGGAAGAGTTCATCGAAGACCACGCCAAGACCATCCGAGACCTCGCTGGCCACACCTCAGACCTTAAACAGTTCATCACATCCAACGGAGGCAATGACCTCTCTGTGTCCCTCTTCCTGTTCGACGAGTACCTCCAAAAAATcgcttaa
- the LOC112051115 gene encoding ferritin light chain isoform X2 has product MKTVFALACLLAASAAADVCFNDVSNECGRNTNSLALPSCNAVYGNFGRQGNVANELQAYANLHLRRSYEFLLSSAYYHNYQVNRPGFSKLFRKLADDSWAKTIELIKHVTKRGGTMDFHSRSPQEATEEKNNTIELQELESLARSLDIQKELAERAFFIHQEATRNNHKTHDPEIAQYLEEEFIEDHAKTIRDLAGHTSDLKQFITSNGGNDLSVSLFLFDEYLQKIA; this is encoded by the exons ATGAAGACTGTGTTCGCACTAGCTTGCCTCCTGGCCGCGTCCGCTGCCGCTGACGTTTGTTTCAACGATGTCTCCAATGAGTGCGGCAGGAACACCAACAGTTTAG CTCTACCAAGCTGTAACGCAGTATACGGCAACTTCGGGCGCCAGGGCAACGTAGCGAACGAGCTGCAGGCCTACGCCAACCTGCATCTCCGCCGCTCCTACGAGTTCCTGCTCTCGTCCGCCtactaccacaactaccaggtcAACCGGCCCGGCTTCAGCAAGCTGTTCCGCAAGCTGGCCGACGACTCCTGGGCCAAGACCATCGAGCTCATCAAGCATGTCACTAAGAGAG GCGGCACCATGGACTTCCACAGCCGCAGCCCGCAGGAGGCGACAGAAGAGAAGAACAACACCATCGAGCTGCAGGAGCTGGAGTCGCTGGCGCGCTCGCTCGACATACAGAAGGAGCTGGCCGAGCGCGCCTTCTTCATTCACCAGGAGGCCACGCGCAACAACCACAAGACTCACGACCCTGAG ATTGCACAGTACTTGGAGGAAGAGTTCATCGAAGACCACGCCAAGACCATCCGAGACCTCGCTGGCCACACCTCAGACCTTAAACAGTTCATCACATCCAACGGAGGCAATGACCTCTCTGTGTCCCTCTTCCTGTTCGACGAGTACCTCCAAAAAATcgcttaa